The Actinomadura sp. WMMB 499 genome includes a window with the following:
- a CDS encoding zinc metalloprotease gives MKLLAAAAALAALVPAVPAAAPAAVTPPGPARAAAAGQRHAAPHDCVPANARLRPGPDGHGHGHGGHGHGKGHAELSPAQSESVESDLGRILDGLGLTLGPKAPQDANAAERRAAARITVPVYFHVLHDGSRGNVSDATVRRQINVMNAAYGGRYGGDNTEVSFRLRAITRSDNSAWFRYPEQYEGSYKPRLRKGGKGTLNLYSAYIEGDLLGWSTFPWKYRDEPKMDGVTINYGSMPGGHIDQFNRGFSAAHETGHWLGLYHTFQDGCGGHGDRVADTPAESRPADGCPEGKDTCPQPGEDPIHNFMNYSYDTCMTSFTNGQGDRMHKVWAAYRR, from the coding sequence GTGAAGCTGCTCGCCGCCGCCGCCGCGCTCGCCGCCCTCGTTCCCGCCGTCCCGGCCGCCGCCCCCGCCGCGGTCACGCCCCCCGGACCGGCGCGGGCCGCGGCGGCCGGGCAGCGCCATGCCGCACCGCACGACTGCGTCCCGGCGAACGCGCGGCTGCGGCCCGGCCCGGACGGGCACGGGCACGGGCACGGCGGGCACGGGCACGGCAAGGGCCACGCCGAACTGAGCCCCGCGCAGTCGGAGTCCGTCGAGTCGGACCTCGGGCGGATCCTGGACGGGCTCGGGCTGACGCTCGGGCCGAAGGCGCCGCAGGACGCGAACGCGGCGGAGCGCCGGGCGGCGGCGCGGATCACGGTGCCGGTCTACTTCCACGTCCTGCACGACGGGTCGCGCGGCAACGTGTCCGACGCGACGGTCAGGCGGCAGATCAACGTGATGAACGCCGCCTACGGAGGACGGTACGGCGGCGACAACACAGAGGTGTCGTTCCGGCTGCGCGCCATCACGCGTTCCGACAACTCGGCCTGGTTCCGCTACCCCGAGCAGTACGAGGGTTCTTACAAGCCGCGGCTGCGCAAGGGCGGCAAGGGCACGCTGAACTTGTACAGCGCCTACATCGAGGGCGATCTGCTCGGCTGGTCGACGTTCCCGTGGAAGTACCGCGACGAGCCGAAGATGGACGGCGTCACGATCAACTACGGCAGCATGCCGGGCGGACACATCGACCAGTTCAACCGCGGGTTCAGCGCGGCGCACGAGACCGGCCACTGGCTCGGGCTGTACCACACGTTCCAGGACGGCTGCGGCGGTCACGGCGACCGCGTGGCCGACACCCCGGCGGAGAGCCGACCGGCCGACGGGTGCCCGGAGGGCAAGGACACGTGCCCGCAGCCCGGCGAGGACCCGATCCACAACTTCATGAACTACAGCTACGACACCTGCATGACGTCGTTCACGAACGGCCAGGGCGACCGCATGCACAAGGTGTGGGCGGCCTACCGGCGCTGA
- a CDS encoding FAD-dependent oxidoreductase — MKHDYDVLVVGSGFGGSVTALRLTEKGYKVGVIEAGRRFDTNPSGAPGSRHPELPKTNWRIARYLWAPALGLTGIQRLHLIRGTKQSRVLVMAGAGVGGGSLNYANTLYVPPDPFFEDRQWAHITDWRDELAPHYDQARRMLGVVQNTTTTAADEVIRRVADRMGKGHTFVKTPVGVFFGRGAGIESADPYFGGAGPRRRGCLECGECMVGCRHGAKNMLTENYLYLAEKAGARVMPLSRVTQVTPLDGDGDGDGDGDGDGPGGYAVEIVRTGSFGRDRRTLTAGQVVFAAGTYGTQKLLHKLKSTGRLPRVSDRLGALTRTNSEAILGGGRPNGKPGPDYSRGVAITSSFHPAPDTHVEPVRYGRGSNLLAGLQTLLVDGDRPGEPHVPRLRKFARLAARRPRDLLQLFDVRHWSERTVIALVMQTRDNSITLSPKKGPFGWDVRATAGHGEPNPTWIPEGHAATRLIGEEVGGVAGGTWGDLFDVPMTAHFLGGCAIGDSPATGVIDAYHRLYGHPGLHVVDGSAISANLGVNPSLTITAQAERAMSLWPNAGEDDPRPELGGAYRRVDAVAPKNPIVPAGAPAALRLPIVDAR; from the coding sequence GTGAAGCACGACTACGACGTCCTCGTCGTCGGGTCGGGGTTCGGCGGCAGCGTCACCGCGCTGCGGCTCACCGAGAAGGGCTACAAGGTCGGGGTGATCGAGGCGGGCCGCCGCTTCGACACGAACCCGTCCGGCGCGCCCGGCTCCCGCCACCCCGAGCTGCCCAAGACGAACTGGCGGATCGCCCGGTACCTGTGGGCGCCCGCGCTCGGCCTCACCGGCATCCAGCGCCTGCACCTCATCCGCGGGACGAAGCAGAGCCGCGTCCTCGTCATGGCCGGCGCGGGCGTCGGCGGCGGGTCGCTGAACTACGCGAACACCCTGTACGTGCCGCCGGATCCGTTCTTCGAGGACCGGCAGTGGGCGCACATCACCGACTGGCGGGACGAGCTCGCGCCCCACTACGACCAGGCCCGGCGGATGCTCGGCGTCGTGCAGAACACCACGACGACCGCCGCCGACGAGGTGATCCGCCGCGTCGCCGACCGGATGGGCAAGGGGCACACGTTCGTCAAGACGCCCGTCGGCGTGTTCTTCGGGCGCGGCGCCGGGATCGAGAGCGCCGACCCGTACTTCGGCGGCGCCGGACCGCGCCGCCGCGGCTGCCTGGAGTGCGGCGAGTGCATGGTCGGCTGCCGGCACGGCGCCAAGAACATGCTCACCGAGAACTACCTGTACCTTGCCGAGAAGGCCGGGGCCCGCGTGATGCCGCTCAGCCGCGTCACGCAGGTCACCCCGTTGGACGGGGACGGCGACGGGGACGGCGACGGGGACGGGGACGGCCCCGGCGGGTATGCGGTCGAGATCGTGCGGACCGGGTCGTTCGGCCGCGACCGCAGGACGCTCACCGCCGGGCAGGTCGTGTTCGCCGCCGGGACGTACGGCACGCAGAAGCTCCTGCACAAGCTCAAGTCGACCGGACGGCTGCCGCGCGTCTCCGACCGGCTCGGCGCCCTCACCCGCACCAACTCCGAGGCGATCCTCGGCGGCGGTCGCCCGAACGGCAAGCCCGGCCCCGACTACTCCAGGGGCGTCGCGATCACCTCGTCGTTCCACCCCGCCCCGGACACGCACGTCGAGCCCGTCCGGTACGGGCGCGGCTCCAACCTGCTCGCGGGCCTGCAGACCCTCCTCGTGGACGGCGACCGGCCCGGCGAACCGCACGTCCCGCGGCTGCGCAAGTTCGCGCGGCTGGCCGCCCGCAGGCCCCGCGACCTGCTGCAGCTGTTCGACGTCCGGCACTGGTCGGAGCGGACGGTCATCGCGCTCGTCATGCAGACCCGCGACAACTCGATCACGCTGTCCCCGAAGAAGGGCCCGTTCGGCTGGGACGTCCGCGCCACCGCCGGGCACGGGGAGCCCAACCCCACGTGGATCCCCGAGGGGCACGCGGCGACCCGGCTGATCGGCGAGGAGGTCGGCGGCGTCGCGGGCGGCACCTGGGGCGACCTGTTCGACGTCCCGATGACCGCGCACTTCCTCGGCGGCTGCGCCATCGGCGACTCGCCCGCCACCGGCGTCATCGACGCCTACCACCGCCTCTACGGCCACCCCGGCCTGCACGTCGTGGACGGCTCCGCGATCTCGGCGAACCTCGGCGTCAACCCGTCCCTGACGATCACCGCGCAGGCCGAGCGCGCCATGTCGCTGTGGCCGAACGCGGGCGAGGACGACCCGCGCCCCGAACTCGGCGGCGCCTACCGCCGCGTCGACGCCGTCGCGCCGAAGAACCCGATCGTCCCGGCCGGTGCCCCGGCGGCGCTGCGGCTGCCGATCGTCGACGCGCGCTGA
- a CDS encoding DNA alkylation repair protein, giving the protein MDVEGQVARVLAELRDRADPVRAANERRYLKSAFVHLGVPVPAIRKAAVPVARELPDRGELLALAGALWTVEDAGRPVHEARMAAVEVLVKRVGLLEPGDIAVAERLILDSASWVYVDNLADRVAGALVLREPGLGAVLDDWAADPCMWLRRSALLALLPGVRTGAPDLPRISRFGDALIGESEFFIRKALGWVLREQSRKDPAWVTGWVEARIADVPGVTLREAVRHLPDGDAARLTAARKAAQRR; this is encoded by the coding sequence GTGGACGTCGAGGGGCAGGTCGCGCGGGTCCTCGCCGAGCTGCGCGACCGGGCGGATCCGGTTCGCGCGGCGAACGAGCGGCGCTATCTGAAGAGCGCGTTCGTCCACCTCGGCGTGCCCGTGCCGGCGATCCGCAAGGCGGCGGTGCCGGTGGCCCGCGAACTGCCCGATCGCGGCGAGCTGCTCGCCCTCGCCGGCGCGCTCTGGACGGTCGAGGACGCGGGACGCCCGGTGCACGAGGCCCGCATGGCGGCCGTAGAGGTGCTGGTCAAGAGGGTCGGGCTCCTCGAACCGGGGGACATCGCGGTCGCCGAGCGGCTGATCCTCGACTCGGCGAGCTGGGTGTACGTCGACAACCTCGCCGACCGCGTCGCGGGCGCGCTCGTCCTGCGCGAGCCCGGCCTCGGCGCCGTCCTGGACGACTGGGCGGCCGACCCCTGCATGTGGCTCCGGCGGTCGGCGCTGCTGGCGCTGCTGCCCGGCGTCCGGACGGGCGCCCCCGACCTCCCCCGGATCTCCCGGTTCGGCGACGCGCTGATCGGCGAGAGCGAGTTCTTCATCCGCAAGGCGCTCGGCTGGGTCCTGCGCGAGCAGTCGAGGAAGGACCCGGCGTGGGTCACCGGCTGGGTCGAGGCGCGCATCGCGGACGTTCCGGGCGTGACGCTGCGCGAGGCCGTCCGGCACCTGCCGGACGGCGACGCCGCCCGCCTCACGGCGGCCCGCAAGGCCGCTCAGCGCCGGTAG
- the guaA gene encoding glutamine-hydrolyzing GMP synthase has protein sequence MLVAADQSFDTVLVVDFGAQYAQLIARRVRECHVFSEIVPSTMPAAEMLAKRPKAIILSGGPASVYEDGAPAAPEGLFDLGVPTFGICYGHQVMARALGGTVENSHVAEYGGATVAVTSPGMLFDGLPAEQAVWMSHRDFVSRAPDGFTVTASTDVTPVAGMEDPSRGFFGVQFHPEVLHTEHGMEILRRFLYEGAGCRPNWTMVNIAEETIEAVRAQVGGKRVICALSGGVDSAVAGALVQRAIGDQLTCVFVDHGLLRKGEAEQVEKDFVAATGVNLHVVDAQERFLGALDGVADPEAKRKIIGREFIRVFEEAAREIVGEDASEPVEFLVQGTLYPDVVESGGGTGAANIKSHHNVGGLPEDLQFKLVEPLRTLFKDEVRALGEQLGLPAEMVWRQPFPGPGLAIRIVGAVTRDRLEILRDADAIARAELTRAGLDRDVWQFPVVLLADVRSVGVQGDGRTYGHPVVLRPVTSEDAMTADWARLPYDLLQRISTRITNEVREINRVTVDITSKPPGTIEWE, from the coding sequence TTGTTGGTGGCCGCAGACCAGTCCTTCGACACCGTTCTCGTCGTCGACTTCGGCGCGCAGTACGCGCAGCTCATCGCGCGGCGCGTCCGCGAGTGTCACGTGTTCAGCGAGATCGTGCCGTCCACGATGCCCGCCGCCGAGATGCTCGCGAAGCGGCCCAAGGCGATCATCCTGTCCGGCGGGCCCGCCTCGGTGTACGAGGACGGCGCCCCCGCCGCGCCCGAGGGGCTGTTCGACCTCGGCGTCCCCACCTTCGGGATCTGCTACGGCCACCAGGTGATGGCCCGCGCCCTCGGCGGAACGGTCGAGAACTCGCACGTCGCCGAGTACGGCGGCGCGACCGTCGCGGTCACCTCGCCGGGCATGCTGTTCGACGGCCTGCCCGCCGAGCAGGCCGTCTGGATGTCGCACCGCGACTTCGTCAGCCGCGCCCCCGACGGCTTCACCGTCACCGCGAGCACCGACGTCACCCCGGTCGCCGGCATGGAGGACCCGTCCCGCGGCTTCTTCGGCGTCCAGTTCCACCCGGAGGTGCTGCACACCGAGCACGGCATGGAGATCCTGCGCCGCTTCCTCTACGAGGGCGCCGGCTGCCGCCCGAACTGGACGATGGTCAACATCGCCGAGGAGACGATCGAGGCCGTCCGCGCCCAGGTCGGCGGGAAGCGCGTCATCTGCGCGCTGTCGGGCGGCGTCGACTCCGCCGTCGCGGGCGCGCTCGTCCAGCGCGCCATCGGCGACCAGCTCACCTGCGTGTTCGTCGACCACGGCCTGCTGCGCAAGGGCGAGGCCGAGCAGGTCGAGAAGGACTTCGTCGCCGCGACCGGCGTGAACCTGCACGTCGTCGACGCCCAGGAGCGCTTCCTCGGCGCGCTCGACGGCGTCGCCGACCCGGAGGCGAAACGCAAGATCATCGGCCGCGAGTTCATCCGCGTCTTCGAGGAGGCCGCGCGCGAGATCGTCGGCGAGGACGCCTCCGAACCCGTCGAGTTCCTCGTCCAGGGCACCCTCTACCCGGACGTCGTCGAGTCCGGCGGCGGCACCGGCGCGGCGAACATCAAGTCGCACCACAACGTCGGCGGCCTCCCCGAGGACCTGCAGTTCAAGCTGGTCGAACCGCTCCGCACCCTCTTCAAGGACGAGGTCCGCGCGCTCGGCGAGCAGCTCGGGCTGCCCGCCGAGATGGTGTGGCGGCAGCCGTTCCCCGGCCCCGGCCTCGCCATCCGCATCGTCGGCGCCGTCACCCGCGACCGCCTGGAGATCCTGCGCGACGCCGACGCGATCGCCCGCGCGGAACTCACCCGCGCGGGCCTCGACCGCGACGTCTGGCAGTTCCCGGTCGTGCTGCTCGCCGACGTCCGCTCCGTGGGCGTGCAGGGCGACGGCCGCACCTACGGGCACCCGGTCGTCCTGCGCCCGGTGACCAGCGAGGACGCCATGACCGCCGACTGGGCGCGGCTGCCCTACGACCTCCTGCAGCGGATCTCCACCCGGATCACCAACGAGGTCCGCGAGATCAACCGCGTGACCGTCGACATCACCTCCAAGCCCCCGGGCACCATCGAGTGGGAGTGA
- a CDS encoding succinic semialdehyde dehydrogenase — translation MASPTVRADGAAAHELPPNLLDRLVARVASDGAGSATVPAPFTGKPLATVPLSTADDVRRAHERARAAQREWAALPVRERVKPFLRLADTLVARREEILDVIQLETGKARRHALEEFLDVALCSLYYARRAAKLLKPQRRQGMMPGLTRVQELRHPKGVVALIAPWNYPFALGASDIAPALMAGNAVVHKPDTQTCLSSLWVLDLLVELGLPEDVWQIVVGDPAEIGDPLIGEADYVSFTGSTRGGKAIAEKVAPRLVGYSLELGGKNPMIVMADADVERAARGAVRACFTNAGQLCISIERMYVHEDVYDRFVPRLAELVAGMKLGTGLDFEAEMGSLTYERQLDAVTAHVDQAVAAGATVLAGGKARPDIGPLFYEPTVLTDVTTDMDLCAGETFGPVVSIYKYRDEDEVVERANDTAYGLNASVWTKNAAAGRRLAARIQAGTVNVNDGYGAAFASYDAPMGGMKQSGVGRRHGAEGLLKFTEVQTIASQHYMDLEPPGNVGYDTFAGFMANGIRLMKKLRIK, via the coding sequence ATGGCATCTCCGACGGTCCGTGCCGACGGTGCGGCAGCGCACGAGCTTCCCCCGAACCTCCTCGACCGGCTGGTCGCGCGCGTGGCGTCGGACGGCGCCGGGAGCGCGACCGTCCCGGCCCCCTTCACCGGCAAGCCGCTGGCGACCGTCCCGCTGTCCACGGCGGACGATGTCCGCCGCGCGCACGAGCGGGCCCGCGCGGCGCAGCGGGAGTGGGCGGCGCTGCCCGTCCGCGAGCGGGTCAAGCCGTTCCTGCGGCTGGCCGACACGCTCGTGGCGCGGCGCGAGGAGATCCTCGACGTCATCCAGCTCGAGACCGGCAAGGCCAGGCGGCACGCGCTCGAGGAGTTCCTCGACGTGGCGCTGTGCTCGCTCTACTACGCGCGGCGCGCCGCGAAGCTGCTCAAGCCGCAGCGCAGGCAGGGCATGATGCCGGGCCTCACGCGCGTCCAGGAACTGCGGCACCCCAAGGGCGTCGTCGCGCTGATCGCCCCGTGGAACTACCCGTTCGCGCTCGGCGCCAGCGACATCGCGCCCGCGCTCATGGCGGGGAACGCGGTCGTCCACAAGCCCGACACCCAGACGTGCCTGTCCAGCCTGTGGGTGCTCGACCTGCTCGTCGAGCTGGGCCTGCCGGAGGACGTGTGGCAGATCGTCGTCGGCGACCCGGCGGAGATCGGCGACCCGCTGATCGGCGAGGCCGACTACGTGTCCTTCACCGGCTCCACCCGCGGCGGCAAGGCCATCGCGGAGAAGGTCGCGCCGCGCCTGGTCGGGTACTCGCTCGAACTCGGCGGCAAGAACCCGATGATCGTCATGGCGGACGCCGACGTCGAGCGGGCCGCGCGCGGAGCCGTCCGGGCCTGCTTCACCAACGCCGGGCAGCTGTGCATCTCGATCGAGCGGATGTACGTGCACGAGGACGTCTACGACCGGTTCGTCCCGCGGCTCGCCGAGCTGGTCGCGGGCATGAAGCTCGGCACCGGCCTCGACTTCGAGGCCGAGATGGGCTCGCTCACCTACGAGCGGCAGCTCGACGCCGTGACCGCGCACGTCGACCAGGCCGTCGCGGCGGGCGCGACCGTCCTCGCGGGCGGGAAGGCGCGGCCCGACATCGGCCCGCTGTTCTACGAGCCGACGGTGCTCACCGACGTCACCACCGACATGGACCTGTGCGCCGGCGAGACGTTCGGCCCGGTCGTGTCGATCTACAAGTACCGGGACGAGGACGAGGTCGTCGAGCGCGCGAACGACACCGCGTACGGGCTCAACGCGTCCGTCTGGACGAAGAACGCCGCCGCGGGCCGCCGCCTCGCCGCCCGGATCCAGGCCGGGACGGTCAACGTCAACGACGGGTACGGCGCCGCGTTCGCCTCCTACGACGCGCCGATGGGCGGGATGAAGCAGTCCGGGGTCGGCCGCCGCCACGGCGCCGAGGGCCTGCTCAAGTTCACCGAGGTCCAGACGATCGCCAGCCAGCACTACATGGACCTCGAGCCGCCCGGCAACGTCGGCTACGACACCTTCGCCGGTTTCATGGCGAACGGGATCAGGCTGATGAAGAAGCTGCGGATCAAGTAG
- a CDS encoding TetR/AcrR family transcriptional regulator codes for MTDAHGDAPPGRAANGAPRHAGGGPAARRERREQTREALLAAAERLWAERGIHGASLDDVAAGAGLTKGAVYSNFTGKTDLLLALLERFTGDRLGAGFRDGLHSPDPEPEPAPDAGGRTGRVRKAPDPQDGPRRIALLLVEFWLYGMRDYAAGWRIADWYAERRALLARDLPESDGIAPDDRAALAVALDVGLAFQHLLDPDRVPAGLYETARALVHPRTAPQSAGTLSDASARFPPFDDHSPASGIP; via the coding sequence ATGACCGACGCCCACGGCGACGCCCCGCCCGGGCGCGCCGCGAACGGCGCACCGCGGCACGCGGGCGGCGGCCCGGCGGCGCGGCGGGAGCGGCGCGAGCAGACCCGCGAGGCGCTCCTCGCCGCCGCCGAACGCCTGTGGGCCGAGCGCGGCATCCACGGCGCCTCCCTCGACGACGTCGCCGCGGGCGCCGGGCTCACCAAGGGCGCCGTCTACTCGAACTTCACCGGCAAGACCGACCTGCTGCTCGCCCTGCTGGAACGCTTCACCGGCGACCGCCTCGGCGCCGGATTCCGCGACGGCCTGCACTCCCCCGACCCCGAACCGGAACCCGCACCGGATGCGGGTGGCCGCACGGGACGCGTCCGTAAGGCACCTGACCCGCAGGACGGTCCCCGCCGCATCGCCCTCCTCCTGGTGGAGTTCTGGCTCTACGGCATGCGCGACTACGCCGCCGGCTGGCGCATCGCCGACTGGTACGCCGAGCGCCGCGCCCTGCTCGCCCGCGACCTGCCCGAGTCCGACGGCATCGCCCCGGACGACCGCGCCGCGCTCGCCGTCGCGCTCGACGTCGGGCTCGCGTTCCAGCATCTCCTCGACCCCGACCGCGTCCCCGCCGGCCTCTACGAGACCGCCCGCGCGCTCGTCCACCCCCGAACCGCACCACAAAGCGCTGGCACTCTGTCGGACGCATCCGCTAGGTTCCCGCCGTTCGACGATCACTCCCCCGCATCAGGAATTCCATGA
- a CDS encoding glycerol-3-phosphate dehydrogenase/oxidase: MTGSPVTGLGSSRLGPAERATALDRMAREEFDVVVVGGGIVGAGAALDAATRGLSVAVVEARDFASGTSSRSSKLIHGGLRYLEQYNFDLVREALTERGLLLQIIAPHLVRPVPFLLPTTHRVWERAYFGAGVALYDALAFQMGSTRGVPHHRHLTRKGALRLAPSLRKDSFTGAIQLWDAQVDDARFVMTALRTAAEYGAQIASRVQCVGFLREGERVTGLQVRDLEANTTAQVRAKQVVNATGVWTDDIQELVGGRGQIHVKSSKGIHLVVPKDRIHSSTGILLRTEKSVLFVIPWGRHWIIGTTDTAWDLDRAHPAASQTDIDYVLEHVNAVLTTPLTHDDVEGVYAGLRPLLTGETEETSKLSREHVVAHPVPGLVLVAGGKYTTYRVMAKDAIDAVAHGLDGKVAESCTDRIPLVGGDGFQAMWNARHRLANRSGLHVARIEHLLRRHGTLVDDLLRLIAEKPDLGKPLTGADDYLRAEIVYAASHEGARHINDVLARRTRISIETWDRGVGVAQEVADLLAPVLGWSKKQRDREIEYYRKRVEAERASQTQVDDQEADAHRRGAPDIVPTATP, encoded by the coding sequence ATGACGGGATCACCGGTGACCGGTCTGGGCAGCTCGCGCCTGGGGCCCGCCGAGCGGGCCACCGCCCTCGATCGCATGGCGCGCGAGGAATTCGACGTGGTCGTGGTCGGCGGCGGCATCGTGGGGGCCGGGGCGGCGCTGGACGCGGCGACGCGCGGGCTGTCGGTCGCGGTGGTCGAGGCCCGGGACTTCGCGTCGGGGACGTCGTCGCGCTCGTCCAAGCTGATCCACGGGGGCCTGCGGTATCTGGAGCAGTACAACTTCGATCTCGTCCGCGAGGCGCTGACCGAGCGCGGGTTGCTCCTTCAGATCATCGCGCCGCACCTGGTGAGGCCCGTCCCGTTCCTCCTGCCCACGACCCACCGCGTGTGGGAGCGGGCCTACTTCGGTGCGGGGGTGGCCCTGTACGACGCGCTGGCGTTCCAGATGGGCAGCACGCGCGGCGTCCCGCACCACCGGCACCTGACCCGCAAGGGGGCGCTGCGGCTGGCGCCGTCCCTGCGTAAGGACTCCTTCACCGGCGCGATCCAGCTGTGGGACGCGCAGGTGGACGACGCCCGGTTCGTCATGACGGCGCTGCGGACGGCGGCGGAGTACGGGGCGCAGATCGCGTCGCGGGTGCAGTGCGTCGGGTTCCTGCGGGAGGGGGAGCGCGTCACGGGGTTGCAGGTCCGCGACCTGGAGGCGAACACGACCGCGCAGGTCCGCGCGAAGCAGGTCGTGAACGCGACCGGGGTGTGGACGGACGACATCCAGGAGCTGGTCGGCGGGCGCGGGCAGATCCACGTGAAGTCGTCCAAGGGGATCCACCTGGTGGTGCCGAAGGACCGCATCCACTCGTCCACCGGCATCCTGCTGCGCACGGAGAAGTCCGTGCTGTTCGTGATCCCGTGGGGACGGCACTGGATCATCGGGACGACCGACACCGCGTGGGATCTCGACAGGGCCCACCCGGCGGCGTCCCAGACCGATATCGACTACGTGCTCGAACACGTCAACGCCGTCCTGACGACACCCCTCACCCACGACGACGTGGAGGGCGTGTACGCGGGACTGCGCCCGCTCCTCACGGGCGAGACCGAGGAGACGTCCAAGCTCTCGCGCGAGCACGTGGTGGCGCACCCGGTGCCCGGGCTGGTGCTGGTGGCGGGCGGCAAGTACACCACGTACCGGGTGATGGCGAAGGACGCGATCGACGCCGTCGCGCACGGGCTGGACGGCAAGGTCGCCGAGTCGTGCACGGACCGGATCCCGCTCGTCGGCGGGGACGGCTTCCAGGCGATGTGGAACGCGCGGCACCGGCTGGCGAACCGGTCGGGCCTGCACGTGGCCCGCATCGAGCACCTGCTGCGCCGGCACGGCACCCTGGTGGACGACCTGCTGCGGCTGATCGCGGAGAAGCCCGACCTCGGCAAGCCGCTGACCGGCGCGGACGACTACCTGCGCGCCGAGATCGTCTACGCCGCGTCGCACGAGGGCGCCCGGCACATCAACGACGTCCTGGCCCGCCGCACCCGGATCTCCATCGAGACGTGGGACCGCGGCGTCGGCGTCGCGCAGGAGGTCGCGGACCTGCTGGCGCCCGTCCTCGGCTGGTCGAAGAAGCAGCGCGACCGGGAGATCGAGTACTACCGCAAGCGGGTGGAGGCCGAGCGGGCCTCGCAGACCCAGGTGGACGACCAGGAGGCCGACGCGCACCGCCGCGGCGCCCCCGACATCGTCCCCACCGCCACCCCGTAG
- a CDS encoding peroxiredoxin, with amino-acid sequence MLTVGDQFPEYELTACVSLDADNAFETINHKSYEGKWRVVFFWPKDFTFVCPTEIAEFGRLNEEFADRDAQVLGASVDNEFVHFAWRKDHPDLREIPFPMMADLNRELSEALGILTADGVAQRATFIVDPNNEIQFSMVTAGSVGRNVKEVLRVLDALQSDELCPCNWNKGEDTLDANKLLAGAGV; translated from the coding sequence GTGCTTACTGTCGGTGACCAGTTCCCCGAGTACGAGCTGACCGCCTGTGTCTCGCTGGACGCGGACAACGCCTTCGAGACGATCAACCACAAGTCGTACGAGGGCAAGTGGCGCGTCGTCTTCTTCTGGCCGAAGGACTTCACCTTCGTCTGTCCGACCGAGATCGCCGAGTTCGGCCGGCTGAACGAGGAGTTCGCCGACCGTGACGCCCAGGTGCTGGGCGCGTCCGTCGACAACGAGTTCGTCCACTTCGCGTGGCGCAAGGACCACCCGGACCTGCGCGAGATCCCGTTCCCGATGATGGCCGACCTCAACCGCGAGCTGTCCGAGGCCCTCGGCATCCTCACCGCGGACGGCGTCGCCCAGCGCGCGACGTTCATCGTGGACCCGAACAACGAGATCCAGTTCTCCATGGTGACCGCCGGTTCCGTCGGCCGGAACGTCAAGGAGGTCCTGCGGGTCCTGGACGCCCTGCAGAGCGACGAGCTCTGCCCCTGCAACTGGAACAAGGGCGAGGACACCCTCGACGCGAACAAGCTGCTGGCCGGCGCCGGCGTCTGA
- a CDS encoding carboxymuconolactone decarboxylase family protein, whose translation MSVDALKSALPGYAKDTKLNLGSLTSTSQLTDQQLWGTVLACALATRSTVVIRELAEEAGDYLSAEAFEAAKGAASIMAMNNVYYRATHLIGDETYATLPAKLRMSIIGKPGVDKVDFELWSLAVSAINGCGRCLESHEKVVREGGLSRELVQEALRIAAVVNAAAATLEAEAALAPATV comes from the coding sequence ATGAGCGTTGACGCGCTGAAGAGCGCCCTTCCGGGCTACGCCAAGGACACCAAGCTCAACCTGGGCTCGCTGACCTCCACCTCCCAGCTCACCGACCAGCAGCTGTGGGGGACGGTCCTGGCGTGCGCGCTCGCCACCCGCAGCACGGTCGTCATCCGCGAACTGGCCGAGGAGGCCGGGGACTACCTGTCCGCGGAGGCGTTCGAGGCCGCCAAGGGCGCCGCGTCGATCATGGCGATGAACAACGTGTACTACCGCGCGACGCACCTGATCGGCGACGAGACGTACGCGACGCTGCCCGCGAAGCTGCGGATGAGCATCATCGGCAAGCCGGGCGTGGACAAGGTCGACTTCGAGCTGTGGTCGCTGGCCGTGTCGGCGATCAACGGCTGCGGCCGGTGCCTGGAGTCGCACGAGAAGGTCGTCCGCGAGGGCGGCCTGTCGCGCGAGCTGGTGCAGGAGGCCCTGCGGATCGCCGCCGTCGTGAACGCGGCGGCCGCGACGCTGGAGGCCGAGGCGGCCCTCGCCCCCGCCACCGTCTGA